Genomic DNA from Selenomonas sp. oral taxon 126:
GGAACCTCTCGGGCGTCATCACCGTCCCGATCGGCGGCACAGAGTTCACCGTCTACGGCTATATGTTCTGGCTGTCCCTCCTCTACTCAGGACTCGGCACATACTTCGTCCACGTCGTCGGAAAGAAGCTCATCCGTCTGAACTTCGACCAGCAGCGCTATGAGGCGGACTTCCGTTTCAGCATGATGCGCGTGCGCGAGAACAGCGAGAGCATCGCGTTCTATCGCGGCGAGATGGCGGAAACGGTCGGCTTCAAGGAGCGGTTCGCAAACGTCATCAAAAACTACTGGGGACTCATGCGCCGCACGAAACTGCTGAACTTCTACGTCAACGGCTACTCACAGCTCGCGATCATCTTCCCGCTCGTCATGGCGGCACCACGCTACTATGCGGGCGAGATGGCGCTCGGCGGGCTCATGCAGACGCTCTCGGCATTCGGGCGCGTGCAGGATGCGCTCTCCTTCTTCGTCGATTCCTACAGCTCCATCGCCGAGCTCGCCGCCGTGATTCAGCGACTCTCGGGCTTCACGGAGCATATGGAGGAGTCCGCGCGGGTTACGAGCGATATTGTACGCAACGAGGGCAGCAATAAGGCGCTCGCGCTGCAAAATCTCTCGATTGACCTTCCGGACGGCGCACCGCTCCTCTCCGCCTGCACACTCTCCCTGCCCGCAGGCAGCCACGTCCTCGTGACGGGTGCCTCGGGTGCGGGAAAGAGCACGCTGCTCCGTGCGCTCGCAGGCATCTGGCCGTATGGCAACGGCACAATTGAGCTGCCGCAGGGCGCAAAGAGACTTTTCCTCCCGCAGCGCCCCTATCTCGTCCTCGGCTCGCTGCGCCGTGCGCTCTCCTATCCGCGCACGGCGGCGGCATCCGATGAGGAGATTGCACGCATTCTAAAACTCGTTGGGATGGATCATTTCGCCGCGCGTCTTGACGACGTGGACGATTGGAGCCGCATTCTCTCGCTTGGCGAGCAGCAGCGCCTTGCGTTTGCACGCATATTGCTCATCCGACCCGACTGGATTTTCCTCGACGAGGCGACATCCGCCCTCGACGAGCCGCGCGAACGCGCATTGTATGAACTGCTGCATCAGGAACTCCCCGCCGCGAGCATCATCAGTGTCGGGCATCGCTCGACCCTTTTTGCCCTTCATGACACGGAGCTCCGCCTCAAAGATCAATCGTATACCTATCAGGAGATCCCACATGAATCGTAGAGAATTCCTGCGCCGACTTGCACTCATTGGCATCGGCGCCGCCGTCTTTCCATTCTTCCCCGCAGCCGTGGAGGCATCGTGGTACATCCCATCGGCGCTGCCCGGCGTATCCGTGCGCCCGACGCATCTGAAATTCAGGGAGCTTGAAAATCGCTTTGTCACGGACTGCATCGTCGTCCACCACATCGGCATGGCGAATAACGATGATGTCTCAGCAGAGACCGTGCATCAATGGCATTTGAACAACGGCTGGGCCGGCATCGGCTATCACTTCGTCATCCGCAAGGACGGCACCATTGAGGAGGGGCGTCCGCTCGGCACAGTCGGCGCGCACGTCTACGGCGAGAACCGCCATACAGTCGGCATCAACCTCGTCGGCAATTTTGAAAATGCCGTGCCCACGGAGGCGCAGAAGGCATCTGCCGCACGCCTCATCGCCTCGCTCTGCACCGTCTATCAGCTCGATCCTGCGTGGCAGAAAACAGTGAAGGGGCATCGCGATCTCAATGCGACCGCCTGCCCCGGTCGTCATCTTTACGCACAGCTGCCCGACATCGTACAGCAGGCGCGCATCTTCTACAGCTCTGAGGAGTTGCAGACAGAGCGTCTGCGTATTGCACAGCGCGAACGTGAAGAGCAGGAGGCGCAACGCGCACGCATTCGTCAACAGATGGAGGAAGCGCAACGGAGGAACGGCATGACGCGCCCCGCACACCCGACGCCAAGCACGCCGAATCCGCCCGTACAGCCGCCGCCCGCAAAGCCGGGGCTAAAGCCGAACAAGCGCCCCGATCTGCCAAAGCCGAACCCGCGCCCCGCGCAGCAGCGGCGCATTGCAACCTGAGCTAATGGAGGTGAAGCGCCATGGGATTCCACTACCGCTGGTTCGACCGCGATCAGGAAAAAACCGACGAGATGGGCATTCCTCTGACGCGTGCAGACATCGACGCACGTGAGCACGCAAAGCAGGAGGAGCGCATCTTTTCGCGCGGTGAACAGACCGGCATCGTCCTCGCCTCTGTGATCTTTGCCTACGGCTGGACAGAGGGGGATCTCTCGCTCATCTTCTTCTGCCTCTCCTTTCTGATGTTCGAGCTGCGAAAGATTGTCGCGCGTTTCT
This window encodes:
- a CDS encoding ABC transporter ATP-binding protein/permease produces the protein MKFPLARGFWQLFKGYWSSPEKWKARGLLISVIALNLIMVYLLVRINDWYRVFYDTLQAYDWASFWPLVGEFSVLAFLYIVIAVYAVYLRQMLTINWRTWMTEQYLTRWMHGQVYYRLQVLRSDTDNPDQRISEDINQFVSLTLTLLVGILKQLTTLGAFAVVLWNLSGVITVPIGGTEFTVYGYMFWLSLLYSGLGTYFVHVVGKKLIRLNFDQQRYEADFRFSMMRVRENSESIAFYRGEMAETVGFKERFANVIKNYWGLMRRTKLLNFYVNGYSQLAIIFPLVMAAPRYYAGEMALGGLMQTLSAFGRVQDALSFFVDSYSSIAELAAVIQRLSGFTEHMEESARVTSDIVRNEGSNKALALQNLSIDLPDGAPLLSACTLSLPAGSHVLVTGASGAGKSTLLRALAGIWPYGNGTIELPQGAKRLFLPQRPYLVLGSLRRALSYPRTAAASDEEIARILKLVGMDHFAARLDDVDDWSRILSLGEQQRLAFARILLIRPDWIFLDEATSALDEPRERALYELLHQELPAASIISVGHRSTLFALHDTELRLKDQSYTYQEIPHES
- a CDS encoding peptidoglycan recognition protein family protein, translating into MNRREFLRRLALIGIGAAVFPFFPAAVEASWYIPSALPGVSVRPTHLKFRELENRFVTDCIVVHHIGMANNDDVSAETVHQWHLNNGWAGIGYHFVIRKDGTIEEGRPLGTVGAHVYGENRHTVGINLVGNFENAVPTEAQKASAARLIASLCTVYQLDPAWQKTVKGHRDLNATACPGRHLYAQLPDIVQQARIFYSSEELQTERLRIAQREREEQEAQRARIRQQMEEAQRRNGMTRPAHPTPSTPNPPVQPPPAKPGLKPNKRPDLPKPNPRPAQQRRIAT